A window of Notolabrus celidotus isolate fNotCel1 chromosome 11, fNotCel1.pri, whole genome shotgun sequence contains these coding sequences:
- the LOC117821007 gene encoding tubulin alpha-1C chain-like codes for MRECISVHVGQAGVQIGNACWELYCLEHGIQPDGQMPSDKTIGGGDDSFNTFFSETGAGKHVPRAVFVDLEPTVIDEVRSGTYRQLFHPEQLITGKEDAANNYARGHYTIGKEIIDVVLDRMRKLADQCTGLQGFLVFHSFGGGTGSGFTSLLMERLSVDYGKKSKLEFSVYPAPQVSTAVVEPYNSILTTHTTLEHSDCAFMVDNEAIYDICRRNLDIERPSYTNLNRLISQIVSSITASLRFDGALNVDLTEFQTNLVPYPRIHFPLATYAPVISAEKAYHEQLTVSEITNACFEPANQLVKCDPRHGKYMACCLLYRGDVVPKDVNAAIAAIKTKRTIQFVDWCPTGFKVGINYQPPTVVPGGDLAKVQRAVCMLSNTTAIAEAWARLDHKFDLMYAKRAFVHWYVGEGMEEGEFSEAREDMAALEKDYEEVGADSLGDEEDEGEEY; via the exons ATG cgTGAGTGTATCTCTGTGCACGTTGGTCAGGCTGGTGTCCAGATCGGCAATGCCTGCTGGGAGCTCTACTGTCTGGAACATGGGATCCAGCCGGACGGACAGATGCCCAGTGACAAAACCATCGGAGGAGGAGACGATTCCTTCAACACCTTCTTCAGTGAGACTGGAGCTGGAAAGCACGTCCCCAGGGCTGtctttgtggacctggagccCACTGTCATCG aTGAGGTGCGCAGTGGAACCTACCGCCAACTTTTCCACCCTGAGCAGCTGATCACTGGTAAAGAGGATGCTGCCAACAACTACGCTCGTGGACATTACACCATCGGCAAAGAGATCATTGATGTGGTGCTGGACAGGATGCGCAAACTG gcTGACCAGTGCACCGGCCTCCAGGGCTTCCTGGTCTTCCACAGCTTCGGAGGTGGCACCGGTTCTGGTTTCACCTCCCTGCTGATGGAGCGTCTGTCTGTCGACTACGGCAAGAAGTCCAAGCTGGAGTTTTCTGTTTACCCCGCTCCCCAGGTGTCCACCGCTGTGGTGGAGCCCTACAACTCCATCCTGACCACCCACACCACCCTGGAGCACTCTGACTGTGCTTTCATGGTTGACAATGAGGCCATTTATGATATCTGCCGTAGAAACCTTGATATTGAGCGTCCCTCTTACACCAACCTGAACAGGTTGATCAGTCAGATCGTGTCCTCCATCACTGCCTCCCTTCGTTTTGATGGTGCCCTGAATGTTGATCTGACAGAGTTCCAGACCAACTTGGTGCCATATCCCCGTATCCACTTCCCTCTGGCCACCTATGCCCCTGTCATCTCTGCTGAGAAGGCTTACCATGAGCAGTTAACGGTATCAGAAATCACAAATGCTTGCTTTGAGCCTGCAAACCAGTTGGTCAAATGTGACCCTCGCCACGGCAAGTACATGGCTTGTTGCCTGCTGTACCGTGGTGATGTGGTGCCCAAAGATGTGAATGCTGCCATTGCAGCAATCAAGACCAAGCGTACCATCCAGTTTGTGGACTGGTGCCCCACTGGTTTCAAGGTTGGCATCAACTACCAGCCTCCCACTGTTGTTCCTGGTGGTGACCTGGCCAAGGTCCAGAGGGCTGTGTGCATGCTGAGCAACACCACTGCCATTGCAGAGGCCTGGGCTCGCCTGGACCACAAGTTTGACCTGATGTACGCTAAGCGTGCCTTTGTTCACTGGTATGTGGGTGAGGGtatggaggagggagagttcTCTGAGGCCAGAGAGGACATGGCTGCTCTGGAGAAGGATTATGAGGAGGTGGGAGCTGATAGTCTgggggatgaggaggatgaaggagaagagTATTAA
- the LOC117821008 gene encoding tubulin alpha-1C chain has translation MRECISIHVGQAGVQIGNACWELYCLEHGIQPDGQMPSDKTIGGGDDSFNTFFSETGAGKHVPRAVFVDLEPTVIDEVRSGTYRQLFHPEQLITGKEDAANNYARGHYTIGKEIIDLVLDRIRKLADQCTGLQGFLVFHSFGGGTGSGFTSLLMERLSVDYGKKSKLEFSIYPAPQVSTAVVEPYNSILTTHTTLEHSDCAFMVDNEAIYDICRRNLDIERPSYTNLNRLISQIVSSITASLRFDGALNVDLTEFQTNLVPYPRIHFPLATYAPVISAEKAYHEQLTVSEITNACFEPANQLVKCDPRHGKYMACCLLYRGDVVPKDVNAAIAAIKTKRTIQFVDWCPTGFKVGINYQPPTVVPGGDLAKVQRAVCMLSNTTAIAEAWARLDHKFDLMYAKRAFVHWYVGEGMEEGEFSEAREDMAALEKDYEEVGADSLGDEDEGEEY, from the exons ATG CGTGAGTGTATCTCCATCCACGTTGGTCAGGCCGGCGTCCAGATCGGCAATGCCTGCTGGGAGCTTTACTGCCTGGAACATGGGATCCAGCCAGACGGACAGATGCCAAGTGACAAAACCATCGGTGGAGGTGACGATTCTTTCAACACCTTCTTCAGTGAGACTGGAGCTGGAAAGCACGTCCCAAGAGCGGtctttgtggacctggagccCACTGTCATCG ATGAAGTGCGCAGTGGAACCTACCGCCAGCTGTTCCACCCTGAGCAGCTGATCACTGGTAAAGAGGATGCTGCCAACAACTACGCCCGTGGACATTACACCATCGGCAAAGAGATCATCGACCTGGTGCTGGACAGGATCCGCAAACTG gCTGACCAGTGCACCGGCCTCCAGGGCTTCCTGGTCTTCCACAGCTTCGGAGGTGGCACCGGTTCTGGTTTCACCTCCCTGCTGATGGAGCGTCTGTCTGTTGACTATGGCAAGAAGTCCAAGCTGGAGTTCTCCATCTACCCCGCTCCCCAGGTGTCCACCGCTGTGGTGGAGCCCTACAACTCCATCCTGACCACCCACACCACCCTGGAGCACTCTGACTGTGCTTTCATGGTTGACAATGAGGCCATTTATGATATCTGCCGTAGAAACCTTGATATTGAGCGTCCCTCTTACACTAACCTGAACAGGTTGATCAGTCAGATCGTGTCCTCCATCACTGCCTCCCTTCGTTTTGATGGTGCCCTGAATGTTGATCTGACAGAGTTCCAGACCAACTTGGTGCCATATCCCCGTATCCACTTCCCTCTGGCCACCTATGCCCCTGTCATTTCTGCTGAGAAGGCTTACCATGAGCAGTTAACAGTATCAGAAATCACAAATGCTTGCTTTGAGCCTGCAAACCAGTTGGTCAAATGTGACCCTCGCCACGGCAAGTACATGGCTTGTTGCCTGCTGTACCGTGGTGATGTGGTGCCCAAAGATGTGAATGCTGCCATTGCAGCAATCAAGACCAAGCGCACCATCCAGTTTGTGGACTGGTGCCCCACTGGTTTCAAGGTAGGCATCAACTACCAGCCTCCCACTGTGGTTCCTGGTGGTGACCTGGCCAAGGTCCAGAGGGCTGTGTGCATGCTGAGCAACACCACTGCCATTGCAGAGGCCTGGGCTCGCCTGGACCACAAGTTTGACCTGATGTACGCTAAGCGTGCCTTTGTTCACTGGTATGTGGGTGAGGGtatggaggagggagagttcTCTGAGGCCAGAGAGGACATGGCTGCTCTGGAGAAGGATTATGAGGAGGTGGGAGCTGATAGTCTGGGGGATGAGGATGAGGGAGAGGAGTATTAA
- the LOC117821006 gene encoding tubulin alpha chain-like: MRECISIHVGQAGVQIGNACWELYCLEHGIQPNGQMPSDKTIGGGDDSFNTFFSETGAGKHVPRAVFVDLEPTVIDEVRSGTYRQLFHPEQLITGKEDAANNYARGHYTIGKEIIDVVLDRIRKLADQCTGLQGFLVFHSFGGGTGSGFTSLLMERLSVDYGKKSKLEFSIYPAPQVSTAVVEPYNSILTTHTTLEHSDCAFMVDNEAIYDICRRNLDIERPSYTNLNRLIGQIVSSITASLRFDGALNVDLTEFQTNLVPYPRIHFPLATYAPVISAEKAYHEQLSVSEITNACFEPANQMVKCDPRHGKYMACCLLYRGDVVPKDVNAAIATIKTKRSIQFVDWCPTGFKVGINYQPPTVVPGGDLAKVQRAVCMLSNTTAIAEAWARLDHKFDLMYAKRAFVHWYVGEGMEEGEFSEAREDMAALEKDYEEVGVDSVEGEGEEEGEEY; the protein is encoded by the exons ATG CGTGAGTGTATCTCCATCCACGTTGGTCAGGCCGGTGTCCAGATCGGCAATGCCTGCTGGGAGCTCTACTGCCTGGAACATGGGATCCAGCCGAACGGACAGATGCCCAGTGACAAAACCATCGGAGGAGGAGACGATTCCTTCAACACCTTCTTCAGTGAGACTGGAGCTGGAAAGCACGTCCCCAGGGCTGtctttgtggacctggagccCACTGTCATCG atgAGGTGCGCAGTGGAACCTACCGCCAGCTGTTCCACCCTGAGCAGCTGATCACTGGTAAGGAGGATGCTGCCAACAACTACGCCCGTGGACATTACACCATCGGCAAAGAGATCATTGATGTGGTGCTGGACAGGATCCGCAAACTG gcTGACCAGTGCACCGGCCTCCAGGGCTTCCTGGTCTTCCACAGCTTCGGAGGTGGTACCGGTTCTGGTTTCACCTCCCTGCTGATGGAGCGTCTGTCTGTCGACTACGGCAAGAAGTCCAAGCTGGAGTTCTCCATCTACCCCGCTCCCCAAGTGTCCACCGCTGTGGTGGAGCCCTACAACTCCATCCTCACCACCCACACCACCCTGGAGCACTCTGACTGTGCTTTCATGGTTGACAATGAGGCCATTTATGATATCTGCCGTAGAAACCTCGATATCGAGCGCCCCTCTTACACCAACCTGAACAGGCTAATTGGCCAAATTGTGTCCTCCATCACTGCCTCCCTTCGTTTTGATGGTGCCCTGAATGTTGATTTGACAGAGTTCCAGACCAACTTGGTGCCATATCCCCGTATCCACTTCCCTCTGGCCACCTATGCCCCTGTCATCTCTGCTGAGAAGGCTTACCATGAGCAGCTCTCAGTTTCTGAGATCACCAACGCTTGCTTTGAGCCAGCCAATCAGATGGTGAAATGTGACCCTCGCCACGGCAAGTACATGGCCTGTTGCCTGCTGTACCGTGGTGATGTGGTGCCCAAAGATGTAAATGCTGCCATCGCCACCATCAAGACCAAGCGTTCCATCCAGTTTGTGGACTGGTGCCCCACTGGTTTCAAGGTTGGCATCAACTACCAGCCTCCCACTGTGGTTCCTGGTGGTGACCTGGCCAAGGTCCAGAGGGCCGTGTGCATGCTGAGCAACACCACTGCCATTGCAGAGGCCTGGGCTCGCCTGGACCACAAGTTTGACCTGATGTACGCTAAGCGTGCCTTTGTTCACTGGTATGTGGGTGAGGGtatggaggagggagagttcTCTGAGGCCAGAGAGGACATGGCTGCTCTGGAGAAGGATTATGAGGAGGTGGGAGTTGACTCCgttgagggtgagggtgaggaggaaggagaggagtattaa
- the LOC117821019 gene encoding tubulin alpha-1B chain-like — translation MRECISIHVGQAGVQIGNACWELYCLEHGIQPDGQMPSDKTLGGGDDSFNTFFSETGAGKHVPRAVFVDLEPTVIDEVRTGTYRQLFHPEQLITGKEDAANNYARGHYTIGKEIIDLVLDRIRKLADQCTGLQGFLVFHSFGGGTGSGFTSLLMERLSVDYGKKSKLEFSIYPAPQVSTAVVEPYNSILTTHTTLEHSDCAFMVDNEAIYDICRRNLDIDRPSYTNLNRLISQIVSSITASLRFDGALNVDLTEFQTNLVPYPRIHFPLATYAPVISAEKAYHEQLSVAEITNACFEPANQMVKCDPRHGKYMACCLLFRGDVVPKDVNAAIATIKTKRTIQFVDWCPTGFKVGINYQPPTVVPGGDLAKVQRAVCMLSNTTAIAEAWARLDHKFDLMYAKRAFVHWYVGEGMEEGEFSEAREDMAALEKDYEEVGVDSIEGEGEEEGEEY, via the exons ATG cgTGAGTGCATCTCTATCCACGTTGGTCAGGCCGGCGTCCAGATCGGCAATGCCTGCTGGGAGCTTTACTGCCTTGAACACGGCATCCAGCCGGACGGACAGATGCCCAGTGATAAGACtcttggaggaggagatgattcCTTCAACACCTTCTTCAGTGAGACTGGAGCTGGAAAGCACGTCCCCAGAGCAGtctttgtggacctggagccCACTGTCATCG ATGAAGTGCGCACAGGAACCTACCGCCAGCTGTTCCACCCTGAGCAGCTGATCACTGGTAAGGAGGATGCTGCCAACAACTACGCCCGTGGACATTACACCATCGGCAAAGAGATCATCGACCTGGTGCTGGACAGGATCCGCAAACTG gcTGACCAGTGCACCGGCCTTCAGGGCTTCCTGGTCTTCCACAGCTTCGGAGGTGGCACCGGTTCTGGTTTCACCTCCCTGCTGATGGAGCGTCTGTCTGTCGACTACGGCAAGAAGTCCAAGCTGGAGTTCTCCATCTACCCCGCTCCCCAGGTGTCCACCGCTGTGGTGGAGCCCTACAACTCCATCCTGACCACCCACACCACCCTGGAGCACTCTGACTGTGCTTTCATGGTTGACAATGAGGCCATTTATGATATCTGCCGTAGAAACCTTGATATCGATCGCCCCTCTTACACTAACCTGAACAGGTTGATCAGTCAGATCGTGTCCTCCATCACTGCCTCCCTTCGTTTTGATGGTGCCCTGAATGTTGATCTGACAGAGTTCCAGACCAACTTGGTGCCCTATCCCCGTATCCACTTCCCTCTGGCCACCTATGCCCCTGTCATCTCTGCTGAGAAGGCTTACCATGAGCAGCTCTCAGTCGCTGAGATCACCAACGCTTGCTTTGAGCCTGCAAACCAGATGGTGAAATGTGACCCTCGCCACGGCAAGTACATGGCCTGTTGCCTGTTGTTCCGTGGTGATGTGGTGCCCAAAGATGTAAATGCTGCCATCGCCACCATCAAGACCAAGCGCACCATCCAGTTTGTGGACTGGTGCCCCACTGGTTTCAAGGTTGGCATCAACTACCAGCCTCCCACTGTGGTTCCTGGTGGTGACCTGGCCAAGGTCCAGAGGGCTGTGTGCATGCTGAGCAACACCACTGCCATTGCAGAGGCCTGGGCTCGCCTGGACCACAAGTTTGACCTGATGTACGCTAAGCGTGCCTTTGTTCACTGGTATGTGGGTGAGGGtatggaggagggagagttcTCTGAGGCCAGAGAGGACATGGCTGCTCTGGAGAAGGATTATGAGGAGGTGGGAGTTGACTCCATTGAGggcgagggagaggaggaaggagaggagtaTTAA